The Leifsonia poae region AGCCGCAGCGCCACGTCGGACGATGGTGTGCCGCTTTGGTTCGACGCGGTTGTCCTCAAGTACGTCTGGAACGACACCGAGAACATCGAGCAAGTGCGCTACGACATCGCCGGTCCGCTCAACGCGTCGCAGGTGTACACACGCGAGATTGCACGACCGTACCCCGGGCCAGGGGCAGCCTCCTACATCCTCAGCCGTGTGAACGGTCGCGGCCGGATGCTCGACCTCACCGCGGCGATCGACTATCTGGCCACTCCCGGGATGGAAGTCTCGGCCTCACTGCCGGGGACCCTCGCGCAGACCGGGTATACGAGTTCGGTCACTTGGGACTTCGACGACGACACCATGAAGGTCGGCTCGCGCGGCCTCACCGATACGCCCGCGAACAGTTGGTATTTCACCTCCGGATCGTGGGCGAGCCAATCGTCCACCTGGGCAACGGCAACAACCTAGGAAGGAACGGAAATGGCAATTGGAGACAAGGCAGCGTCCAAAGGCCTGGCGGTCTTTCCCAGCACGCAAAACCACGGGCTCGGATACCAGAACGACAACCAGCGCGGCGACGACATCGCCGACGTGATCGACCTCATCGAACGTCGCTTCACAGTGCAGAACGCCACACCATCGGGGACCGGGCACGTCATCGGTGACGTGTGGATCAAAAGCGCGACGTAGGGCTGAATCATGGCATCCGTTCATACCGCGCACGCGACCTACAACCTTGACGTTTCTCTGGTCAGCCAGAATCGGGCGGGCAACTACTCGACGCTGAGTGTCCACGTGTATGCCGTCGCGGACGCAGGTTGGTCGGGCTCCGCGTCGGGCATCGGGTTCAGCGCGACCGGATACGGCAACGGCACGTTCGGTTTCAGCGGCACCAGGGCGGAGGTCGTCACATACACCTTCAACGTCGGCCACGACGCGGCCGGCAACCTCACGGGCTATGCCGTCTCGGCGCACACGAACGACACCGGAACGAGCACCTACGGCGGCCCGGTCGATATCTCTCAGGCCGTCATCGTGCCACGCATCCCGAAAGTGCCGAGCGTGCCGGCCGCGATCACGGCGACGGCGCAGCCCGGCTTGAAGGTCGCCGTGACGATCACTGGAAGCGCGGACAACGGCGGCAGCGCCGTCACCGCCTACACGGTGCAGTACAGCGCAGACGGCGGCGCGACGTGGACCGGAAACCAGAACATCAACAGCGGAAGCTACACCTACGCCGGCCTCGCCCCGGGCAATTACATCTTCCGTGTGTGGGCGACTAACGCGATCGGTAACAGCGGCTACCGCGTCTCGGGCACCGTCACCGTGCTCGCTGGCGGCTACGTCTGGAACGGCACGAGCTGGGTCGCGTCGCTCGGCGTGTACGTCTGGAACGGCACCGGTTGGGTGCTCTGCCAGGGCGTCTACGTCTGGAACGGCACGAGCTGGGCGGCGGCACTATGACCACTCAATCGAAAGGAATCCGACATGCAGCTCGTTGATCCGTTCCCCGGCAAGTACGA contains the following coding sequences:
- a CDS encoding fibronectin type III domain-containing protein; translated protein: MASVHTAHATYNLDVSLVSQNRAGNYSTLSVHVYAVADAGWSGSASGIGFSATGYGNGTFGFSGTRAEVVTYTFNVGHDAAGNLTGYAVSAHTNDTGTSTYGGPVDISQAVIVPRIPKVPSVPAAITATAQPGLKVAVTITGSADNGGSAVTAYTVQYSADGGATWTGNQNINSGSYTYAGLAPGNYIFRVWATNAIGNSGYRVSGTVTVLAGGYVWNGTSWVASLGVYVWNGTGWVLCQGVYVWNGTSWAAAL